The window GCATGACAACTTATTCTTTTGTAGATGTAAATGGTGCATGGATTTCTCTGTTACAATGTTTAGGGAATGAATTAGGAGAACTTTGAGATCAGTTCTTATCAGTTTGTACACTTCAACACTaaggaaattgagttttgtGCTGTTAAATTGTTAAAGGGCCATTGAGTCACAATATAATTGTGGTTTTTTCCTAGTGATATCTGTCCTACTGTTATGATGGACGTCTCATTTGTGTTTTATGCTTATTTGACAGGTAGAAGATGTCCACCTTGTTATCGATCCATGGTCTCGAGAATCCCGTGGATTTGGTTTTGTGACTATGGCTTCTGTTAAGGAGGCTGATAGATGCATCAAGTATTTGAACCATTCTGTGCTTGAGGGCAGGGTTATAACTATTGAGAAGGTAATCTGCCATCCCCTTTATCTTCTGAGTTGTGCTTATTGCATCTTTATTTTCAGATTATTGTACCGTACCGTTAATATCATGGACTTCCTTTGTTATCGAGTTTGAAAGTTCTATGCTTCTCTTCCATGAAGTTTCTTTGCAAGCAGGTTAGCTGTGTGTAGCAGCTCTTCGTCAAAGTCCAAATTAACAAATCAAACCAATCACATGAAGCAAATATCAGACTCTTAACCAGAGGGTTGTATGCCctgcatttctttttttatatcGCAATTTACTTATTATGTTATTTGGTAGTTGTTCAAATCTTAGGCAAGTCTTGTCCTTGAATATTGCTCTTAACCAAATAAGTAGTTCCCCCCGTCTGGGATAAACCTTTTATTTATGTGATTTTCATGACCTTATTCCTTGTCTACACATGTTCAGGCCAGGAGACGAAGGGGTAGAACACCTACACCAGGGAGGTACCTTGGTCTGAGAACTATTCATGGTAAGATGGTGGTTTAGTATGAAATTTATGGTATACAGTGATTGCATTTGGTTTTAGGATATTAAATTGCAGTTTGtgttctcttagcttatccatCCTTTTTGACTTGCAACTCATTCAGTGCATCGTCGGTCTCCAGGTTGTTCTCGAAGCAGTAGCCGTTCACCTCGGTATTCATCTGAGACATATAGCAGGAGCAGAAGCAAAAGCAGATCTTACTCTCCTTACTATGGTCGTCGGTATTCATCTGGAAGGAGCAGAAGCAGATCATACTCTCCTTACTACAGTCGGCGCAGATCATATTCTCCATACTATGCCTACTACAGACGCAAGACGTACTCCCGGCTACGTTCCCCATGTGGCAGGTCACCAGTAAGCAGGCGTGATCGATCTTATTCCCCCTATCATAGAGATTATTCACCTGATGATCGTTACCGAAGAAGAAGTCTATACCGTTCCATTTCACGAAGCATTTCTCCCAGGTACCGGCGATATTCAAGGAGAAGTTATTCGCGCAGCGTCTCGCCAAGGTATCCAAGGCATTCGAGGAGGAGCTATTCTTGGAGTCTCTCTCCACTGCCTAGGAAGAGCTCAAGGCGGAGCTTCTCGCGTAGCCTTTCACCCAGGCGAAGGAAAAGGTGGAGGAGGAGAGTTTCTCGGGATAGCTATTCTTCAAGGAGCTCTTCAAGAAGTTGTAGTGCATCTTCTAGATCTGTTTCAAGATCTGTTACTCCTACATCTGATTGACCTCCTTGTGTGTGGTTTCCCTTTTTTAGTGACAAGCAACTGTGAAGAGTCGATTTGATGGTTTGCGTTGACTTGTTTTAAGCTGCTGTTCGACTCTCTATATTTTAGTTTCTATGTGCGACTGTTCCCAGGTTTTGGTCCCTTTTTTTGGCAATTGTGGCCATTTTAGGCATTGAGtttaagctttttttttttctttttttttgtttattcccCGTGTACGTTATCGTTACTATGGTCTGGGGTTATGTGGCATAGATCCAAGACTTCGGTGAGTTGGTTTATTGTTAATAGACGGGTTGAAGTCTGAGGCAGCTACCCTAAACTAGGAATGGAGTCGTGTTGAAAGCATGGGAGCGCGTCATTTCGTTTCTTAGCTGGAAAGTCCAAGTCCACAAACCGAATAGAAGATTCTTTCAGGAACTTTCGAGTCTACATGTTCATACATGCCCGAAGGATCAGGCGCTTCTCTCTTGTAgtggtgtattttttttttgggtctaacCACCCGGTATCCCTTTCGGACTAATCCGGATTCAGCCCGGGGAGCGCTCGCAGAGTTTGACTCTTACTCGAGGGTGAAGGCCTGGCCCTGGAGTTATTGCAGGAGCGCAGCGAGAATCGAACCTTGGTCGTCCTGCTCGCATTACCAGCCGCTTATCACTGGCCCCAACTCCTCGGATTTAGTGGTGTATTTTCACATAGCTCTTATAAGCATTTATATTTGAGAGGGCAAAAGTTGGATTTCTCAATGTAATTATTAGCCTGTTTGGAAGGTCAGTGTTTTGGatgtttgtttaaaattttactgtagattATTATAGAAGttataagaaaaatttttaggttgaaattttttttttccttttcttttttttttctttcttttttttttctctctttttcttctccctTCCCCGGCACCTCTGCCCCTTCCTCCCTCTACCTCTCTGCCCCTctatctctctttttctcttcctcGGCTCCTCTCTTTGCCCCTTCCCCGGGCACCTCTGCTCTCTCCCGTTCTCCTCCTCTGTCCCTCTTTTTCTCTCCACCTCTGCTCTCCGACACCCTAGACCTTGCAGGCTACAGCCATGGATGTCGTATCTGGCAACTCTTCTTCCCTTAGTCCGGTGGAGCTTAATAGAGGCAACTCTGCTAAACATGGATGTCCGATGCCCAACAATTCCGGACTTAGTCCGGGGCTTGAGCTCAAGTCTGATCGCTAACTCCGACGACGTCGTTTTCTCTGTTAGCAACGTCGAGCTCATCGACCTGCATCACAACTATCACTACAACCATTCTCAGTGATCCAATCACGAGCGTCACCGCCATGGTTGCCCatccaagaagaagaaattgccCTCGTTCGAATCCTCCAAAGCCATAACAGCTGCCTCCCCTACTCGCCTTCTCCTAGACAAAGCTAACAACGGCCCCACCGCTTCCCTCATTTCTTGCTCCATGGTGGCGGCGGGGGAGTGTTGCTGCGGCGGCAGCGAGGATGGTCCTGACGATGAATGCTGTGGTGAAAGTGTTTTGTGTTCACACGGAGCTGAATTTTTCGCTCCCCTGGCAGCGAAAGAGGCAGTATAATTCGAGTAGTAGTGGGTCAAAGGGggaggagagaggaggagaAGGGGTGAGGGAGAgggacaaggaaaaaaaaaaaaaaaaaaaagagaagtggCGGCCGAAATAGTGATAGTCGCCAGAagtggtggtggaggtggtggccggCGACGGAAGACGTGGCAGGTTGGATGGGGgcgaaaaaaagaagaaaagttgaaggaaaaattttttgtgtattattttaaagtgtgtaggttaaaaactttgataaattttttggaGTTCTTGTAacaaaagttattaaaaaactaATATTATACAAACTTGCTAAAAAACAACACTTCCAAACAGGGCTAGTAGCAGTGTTTGGCAAACATTATTGTttagatagagtattatttgaaataaaaatattatgtaacatatataaaataaaaaatgattgaaaatattaaaaaataaattaagaaaaatgtttataatgcaaaaaaattattctaagGAACTGCTTGGATATAACATTTTTACGAGAATGCATCACGTGGTAGTTCATGAAATGTGTGCGGATACTAGTATATAATTTGATGCCACGATAATACTGAATCAAAAGCAAGCACTGGGAGTTACATTCAACGTACACAGAGAGCAGGCATCTTATAGTGAATTGTGTACCGCGAATTTGTTTCAATTACGGCACCGCACACTCCTCTATGTTCCATATCTCTTTGGCATATTGTGAAATTGTACGATCACTACTGAATTTGCCACTTCCAGCTGTGCTTAGTATGGACATCTTAATCCACCTTTTCCTGTCCCTGCATGCAAATATATTTTAAAGCAAATAAGAGAGAATTAAGTGAAGTTAATCCAGATTCTGCTTTCATTGCATTAATGGTTGGAATTGAACATTTCTCCAGCATCTAGTTCCAACAAGAATTATTACCAAACAAGATGCCACTGCTCTTTAATTTATCATTACATTTCTACTCAGAAGATTTATTAGTTAATGAAATCAGCAGGCAGCGAAACAAGCATTAGACACCTTAAGCGAAATAAAAAAACCGGACACTCAGGTTCTTATTCCACATAACAAGTGTAACACACGTTCATTGTCAAAAACTAACCCATTGTACTTTTTATGATacgatgtatgtgaaataaaaatataattgaaaattGTGTTAATGATACAAGTAGGATaatatttgcaaatttttttccaaattatatTGTCCAAACAAGACTATCACATTTAAGCTCCTTTAGATGTCAGCAAATGCCTAAGACAGGTATATCCGCTCAATTTCTTTGAGAACTATGCCCAAG is drawn from Coffea arabica cultivar ET-39 chromosome 1c, Coffea Arabica ET-39 HiFi, whole genome shotgun sequence and contains these coding sequences:
- the LOC140004175 gene encoding uncharacterized protein isoform X7, whose translation is MSYSRRSRRYDRSVSRSLSRSRSRSRDSSDAENPGNNLYVTGLSTRVTKRDLEKHFSTEGTVEDVHLVIDPWSRESRGFGFVTMASVKEADRCIKYLNHSVLEGRVITIEKARRRRGRTPTPGRYLGLRTIHGCSRSSSRSPRYSSETYSRSRSKSRSYSPYYGRRYSSGRSRSRSYSPYYSRRRSYSPYYAYYRRKTYSRLRSPCGRSPVSRRDRSYSPYHRDYSPDDRYRRRSLYRSISRSISPRYRRYSRRSYSRSVSPRYPRHSRRSYSWSLSPLPRKSSRRSFSRSLSPRRRKRWRRRVSRDSYSSRSSSRSCSASSRSVSRSVTPTSD
- the LOC140004175 gene encoding uncharacterized protein isoform X5, whose amino-acid sequence is MMSYSRRSRRYDRSVSRSLSRSRSRSRDSSDAENPGNNLYVTGLSTRVTKRDLEKHFSTEGTVEDVHLVIDPWSRESRGFGFVTMASVKEADRCIKYLNHSVLEGRVITIEKARRRRGRTPTPGRYLGLRTIHVHRRSPGCSRSSSRSPRYSSETYSRSRSKSRSYSPYYGRRYSSGRSRSRSYSPYYSRRRSYSPYYAYYRRKTYSRLRSPCGRSPVSRRDRSYSPYHRDYSPDDRYRRRSLYRSISRSISPRYRRYSRRSYSRSVSPRYPRHSRRSYSWSLSPLPRKSSRRSFSRSLSPRRRKRWRRRVSRDSYSSRSSSRSCSASSRSVSRSVTPTSD
- the LOC140004175 gene encoding uncharacterized protein isoform X6, giving the protein MSYSRRSRRYDRSVSRSLSRSRSRSRDSSDAENPGNNLYVTGLSTRVTKRDLEKHFSTEGTVEDVHLVIDPWSRESRGFGFVTMASVKEADRCIKYLNHSVLEGRVITIEKARRRRGRTPTPGRYLGLRTIHVHRRSPGCSRSSSRSPRYSSETYSRSRSKSRSYSPYYGRRYSSGRSRSRSYSPYYSRRRSYSPYYAYYRRKTYSRLRSPCGRSPVSRRDRSYSPYHRDYSPDDRYRRRSLYRSISRSISPRYRRYSRRSYSRSVSPRYPRHSRRSYSWSLSPLPRKSSRRSFSRSLSPRRRKRWRRRVSRDSYSSRSSSRSCSASSRSVSRSVTPTSD
- the LOC140004175 gene encoding serine/arginine-rich splicing factor SR45a-like isoform X4; the encoded protein is MSYSRRSRYSLSPSPYRRYDRSVSRSLSRSRSRSRDSSDAENPGNNLYVTGLSTRVTKRDLEKHFSTEGTVEDVHLVIDPWSRESRGFGFVTMASVKEADRCIKYLNHSVLEGRVITIEKARRRRGRTPTPGRYLGLRTIHGCSRSSSRSPRYSSETYSRSRSKSRSYSPYYGRRYSSGRSRSRSYSPYYSRRRSYSPYYAYYRRKTYSRLRSPCGRSPVSRRDRSYSPYHRDYSPDDRYRRRSLYRSISRSISPRYRRYSRRSYSRSVSPRYPRHSRRSYSWSLSPLPRKSSRRSFSRSLSPRRRKRWRRRVSRDSYSSRSSSRSCSASSRSVSRSVTPTSD
- the LOC140004175 gene encoding uncharacterized protein isoform X2 translates to MSYSRRSRYSLSPSPYRRYDRSVSRSLSRSRSRSRDSSDAENPGNNLYVTGLSTRVTKRDLEKHFSTEGTVEDVHLVIDPWSRESRGFGFVTMASVKEADRCIKYLNHSVLEGRVITIEKARRRRGRTPTPGRYLGLRTIHVHRRSPGCSRSSSRSPRYSSETYSRSRSKSRSYSPYYGRRYSSGRSRSRSYSPYYSRRRSYSPYYAYYRRKTYSRLRSPCGRSPVSRRDRSYSPYHRDYSPDDRYRRRSLYRSISRSISPRYRRYSRRSYSRSVSPRYPRHSRRSYSWSLSPLPRKSSRRSFSRSLSPRRRKRWRRRVSRDSYSSRSSSRSCSASSRSVSRSVTPTSD
- the LOC140004175 gene encoding uncharacterized protein isoform X1 encodes the protein MMSYSRRSRYSLSPSPYRRYDRSVSRSLSRSRSRSRDSSDAENPGNNLYVTGLSTRVTKRDLEKHFSTEGTVEDVHLVIDPWSRESRGFGFVTMASVKEADRCIKYLNHSVLEGRVITIEKARRRRGRTPTPGRYLGLRTIHVHRRSPGCSRSSSRSPRYSSETYSRSRSKSRSYSPYYGRRYSSGRSRSRSYSPYYSRRRSYSPYYAYYRRKTYSRLRSPCGRSPVSRRDRSYSPYHRDYSPDDRYRRRSLYRSISRSISPRYRRYSRRSYSRSVSPRYPRHSRRSYSWSLSPLPRKSSRRSFSRSLSPRRRKRWRRRVSRDSYSSRSSSRSCSASSRSVSRSVTPTSD
- the LOC140004175 gene encoding serine/arginine-rich splicing factor SR45a-like isoform X3, with the translated sequence MMSYSRRSRYSLSPSPYRRYDRSVSRSLSRSRSRSRDSSDAENPGNNLYVTGLSTRVTKRDLEKHFSTEGTVEDVHLVIDPWSRESRGFGFVTMASVKEADRCIKYLNHSVLEGRVITIEKARRRRGRTPTPGRYLGLRTIHGCSRSSSRSPRYSSETYSRSRSKSRSYSPYYGRRYSSGRSRSRSYSPYYSRRRSYSPYYAYYRRKTYSRLRSPCGRSPVSRRDRSYSPYHRDYSPDDRYRRRSLYRSISRSISPRYRRYSRRSYSRSVSPRYPRHSRRSYSWSLSPLPRKSSRRSFSRSLSPRRRKRWRRRVSRDSYSSRSSSRSCSASSRSVSRSVTPTSD